ATTAGGATTTACTGAGAAAAGCGTAGATACAGTAAGTGAGTGCTGCTTCGACATATCCCACGTGAGCGCTTCGAACTAGTGGGCAGTAAGAGACTGACTGAGATAGTGAGACTGAGTGACTCAGTGAGTGTCTGAATGACTAAGCGCAGAACCACGTAATTCGACCAGCAGTAGTTGTGCAGCTATTTGGTATTTCTGCCAGCAGTGAGGGTTTGATTCCCACTGGGCCCACCCATAGTAAAAATATACGCCTTAAAGGTACTTTAAGCTGTTCTGGATAAAAGTGTCTTCTAAATTACTATAATTAGTGGCTGGAGGTTCCAGAGAATTAGTGTTGTGAGTGAGAGAATTAGTGAGTGATGACAGTATGTTGTACTGTGCATCTCAGTGAGATTAAGAGTCAGTTTAGTTTTTCCAgtgaatatgaaaaaaagagaacgaGAGATAATGatgttaatgtaaataatgAACCTGTATTCTGTGTGTGCAAAATAATCTctattctttttctctctgttcatGTGTACAGGTGTATatccttgtgtgtctgtgcgtgttcacttttatataattaatgtatttgtgtgtagtCATGTGCATACTGACATGTATCCAAGTTGGTGTGTGaacatatgtgtgcatgtgtatgttccAACAGTATGCGTGCAGTGAATGTTTTGCCTTCTGATCCTTCTTACAGCTCTGGTGACTGCACCACCTTGTACAGTTCACTCTGATGTCAAAGAGGAtttagcacacagacacattacagTTTCTTTagcaacagaaaacacttcattgTAAGCCTCTAAAGATAGTCAAACTGGTATTTGATAGAAACAACATTCTTAACATGTGAAGTTTACACATGAACAGGTATTAAGAAAACACTGAGGAAAGCGGATTAAAATGGCACAGTAATGCTGCATTTTGGCCAGTCGTGgcacatttttctgttaaaatcagtcaaaatgttgtttttaaaccaaCAGAACATTCGCCTTGCTTGTGAGAAAAATATGGCCTAAAATTTTTAAAACCCCTTAACATGCAGTGGCCTGCAAGTGCGCCAGTGatatgctgtgcagccaaacattgttcaaacccagAGAACATTTCAAATTTTAGTGAAGATCCTAAAGTTTCCAAAGACACCTAATATATCAcctaatatatataaaattatgcTCAAGACATCAAGAATATTTCTATTTCATGGAAGGGTAAAGCCttaaaaaacatggagtcttgggCTCAGATATTTCacttgtaaaaaataatatagcTTCAATAAAGATCTGAAAGATAGACAGATCTGATACAGAATATAAAtgtgatactgtcagacagtgcGAAATAAGGCCATTTTAGcaaccttaaagctacttaaggggaaacaaaaggggaaaactTTATGTTAAGGGATTAACCAAACAAATTCCACCTTAAGTGCAAATGGAAGGTGGTGTTAATCACTGCAGCTAAGTAGTGTCATCCTGATCTGAAATGAGAAAACCTGTACTATCATAGCATCTCTAATTGCCCCTCATCCTCCACTAAAGCACTTAATGTTGCTGAGGCGAAGGAGTTGCCTTATGTTCTTGCCAGTACTTAGCTTGGAAAGCATTATATATGGGCTGCTAGTCATTATCAAGATGGATTGTGGTGACAAATGGCTGCCCAAACTGCCTAAAGCAGCCTCCTGGCAATGTTGGCATTagacacatttacacagaaaaGCCCCCAAaaggaccccccccccaaactgTTAATGAGCCAACAGCCAAGCGTAGTTTGGGAAAATAGAATCCGCAAATGCAGATAATGACATGGTTCCTCTTTGTGTAATTGGCTCCaagtgaaaacatttcatttacctctctttccctctctctttatagcctgtgtttgagtctgtgtgtgtgtgtgtgtgtgtgtgtgtgtgtgtgtgtgtgcgtatgcacatatgtgtgtggTCACgcatgggtgtgtgtatgtgcgtgtgtgtgtgtgtgtgtgtgtatgcagttaCTCTTGTGTGATTGAGGTTTGAGCTGCACGGTGAATTAAATGCAGTTCTACTGTAATTAACTGCACTTACCAGTCTCTGTGTGAGACTTTCTGACGCACCAATAATTGAGGCAtcaggttttgtttgttttaacctgCCTTTGAAGACATGCTGGGAAGATGTTTCACATGGTTTAGTGGAAGTACATCTGTGTGTACAAATTTGAAAGTCTTGAAAGgattcttgtttcttttttcaattattttaacTGATaatctgaaatattaaaatatttagcaGCTAGGCTGGATTTTCAGGACTTATGTTCTTTATTTCACTTTGAGATTTGAAAAAATACCCATTCTTATCCAGACAGAAAACATTACCATGGTATTATAATGccattctgaaaaacaaaacataacaagTTACCACTGATGATAATAGTTGTTTTCAAAAAGGCTTGTGTCTAGCTCAGCAGTCTCTCTGGTATTTGTTTCTGTAATTTCATTAGAAGTCTGAATTTTGGAACCAAGGTCTGCCACAGTTCGGTGAAGCATATCCCCCAAGTATTTGTGGTTCTGGTAAAACATAAAGCTGTGTTTGTGGACAATATTAGTGTTTAGCAGACAGAAAAGTTTGGTTCAGTTTGGTCTCttaacacacaaaaccacagtcTCCTTCCGTCTCTGGGACTCTGTGATGATTAGTGCTATGCGtcaaggagagacagacagatagagtgacagagagagacagatggggagagaaagaaataaagagacaaataGCTTGTGGAGAGATGTACAGTTTTGGGAGGAGGGCATGAAGCCCAAGTTGTGTTAGTTTTGTTTCCCAGTAGGTCATCTGTCCCAAACCCCACCATCTCTTCAGTCCCTTTCCTTCTATCTCCTAACCCCACCACTAACTGCCTACCCTTTCACCTCAGCGCTCCCTCCAAAGCCCCTGAATCCCTACCCCAAAATCGCAATTGGTCCCGCAGCAGAGATTGATGAGGACAGCTTGGCAGGGCCGGCACTATCATACTTAGGCTGAGTTTTGGAGTGGAGAGGGAGCGCGGCTGCTGACTGTATAGGCCATCCGTCATGCCCTGTGTACACAGTCGGTCAGGTTATTCCTCAAAAGTCCCCAGGGCTTTGCAGGCTGTAGCTCACAAGAGTCACAGGGTGCCTCTTTAAACGATGGATAGCGCAGGAACAGGGAAACAGAGAACAAGAGCCGGCACACAGAAGCAGAGCCTGTTCCCCTGACCAGGGGTTCATGCATTTAAATACACAGTCAGCAGGAATGAGATGGAGCAGCTACAGACAAATGAGACTGTGCTGTACATGGAAGGTAGATCCCTGGGAGATGGAATGGGGTCATGACTCCCTGATGCAGTAGGTGGTGGAAGGACCCAGCGGGAGTCTTTGGTTTAGTTATTCTAACCTTATGAtgggtgtgtgtgggcgtgtgtgctggcttgtgtgtgtatgcaaaaatgtgtgtgccTACAGAAAAAGCACAAATCTGAGATGCAGTTTCCATCCTGATGAAGATATTTGAGGAGTTATTTTtggcaaataataataattatcattattttccTGTGATGCTCTCAATTGATTTCAATATGCATTTTTCTTCCAGACATCCAAATACCAACTTACTTGATTGTAAGTGTAGAACATTTAAATCTGATTTATTGGCAGTGTACACAAGACCCAGATACTTCCTTCCTCCACAGGTTTGATCTcttaatgaagaaaaaatagaTTTAAGAGATCAGATTTGCACAAGAAagtgttaaaaagtaaaatagatCTTCTGTGTCCAACTCCAACATATCTCTTGATATCCTATAGAAAAAATCTGCTTAGAATTCAAACTACATCTCTGCTACATGGACAAACAGCTGCTGTTTTGCTTAAGGCAAGTGCTGCCGGGATAGTGATATACAGACTTGAGTGCTCGTGCAGCTTGGACAGAGCTGCCATGACCTCAGGGTCAAGGCAGAAAAAAGGAGGCAAAAAACAGAGTGGATTATGATAACGTAATTTGTTCCATGTCAGAGTGAGTTGCAAGTccaggaaaggaagaaagggaACATACAAATTTGCACAGCAAAGAAGAGTCTGTGAATAAGAGCAGCCAATGGCCTCAAGGCAGTTTGGTTCTCTGTCAGAATTTCTGACTTGATGTCATGCAACGCTTGTCAAGAGCAACATCTGCTGAAAAGATGCTTGAGTGATGATCAAAAATGTGCTGGTGCAAATACTGACAGCATGCACACAGGCGGATACTCCATCCTGAATATCGGAGAAATAATTCCTAAAGATGAAACTATTTTTCTGGTGCTGGCATGATGCAGAAGACACTATGGCGACTGTGGACACTATGGGTCATTCTCAGATTAGTTTGCTCCATAGTATATCACCAAAGAGTAGAAGAGTAGACTCCCAAAGGGTACTATAGAGTTCCCCAACTCTTCCCCTAATAACATGCAGATGGGCCTCTCTAATGCCTGTTTACATATCTGCGGCATAGTTCATGACTAAAGTAAGCAAAGCCCTAATTATTTTACCCGGCGACGGGACCAATAAAATCAACTTCCCCTTCTCGTTATGGGTGTTTAAGTGTATCCTTTGATGGCAGggctttgtttatttttggaagAGTTGCGTAGCCGAGAGGAAAGCAAATAGAAGTAATGACACAGAGATGCTGACAAATGGAGGCCCTGGTGATGGATTAATTTCCTCAATGATGCCTGGAAGGCTAGACTGCGAAGGTGGTTCAACATGaatgcacattcacacaattGCAAACATGATTGGCAATACTAATATCATGTTAACAATTATATGACTGTCATGTATCATCACATACTGCCTGAATTAGTGTTACACCAGCTTCAGTGTTAATCATTTTAAGATTCTGTTCATGTGACAAAAGATGATTTATTCTTCAGAAACCATCTTTTCTGTTTAGAAATGTAATGCATAgtaatgtctctctctctttttgtagAATGCTGTGGAGAATAACTATCCCAGTCATACTGGCTGGGGTGCTCTGCATCACCGCAGAGACCAAAAAGCCCCGGCCCCAGGGATCCATCCCATCCCCACACAAGACCAAAGGGAACTTGTCCTCAGAGCGTCACCACCGGCTATTGCAGCAGAAACCAGAGGTGCTATCCTCCAGCCGGGAGGCCTTGGTTGTGACAGAGCGCCGCTACCTCCGCAGAGACTGGTGCAAGACCCAACCACTCCGTCAGACAATAAGCGAGGAGGGCTGCCGCAGCCGCACTGTGGTCAACCGTTTTTGCTACGGCCAGTGCAACTCCTTCTACATCCCCCGCCATATGGGCCCCAGCTCGGGTCAGGGCCAGAATCGAGGACAAGCCTCAGGCTCTGGAAGGAAAAGCCATAACAAGGCCCAGGAGCCGTTCCAGTCCTGCTCTTTCTGCAGGCCACACCGCATcacacagctcacagtgcaGCTAGACTGCCCAGACCTGCAACCCCCTTTCAGACACCGTAAGGTGCAGAGGGTCAAACAGTGTCGCTGCATGTCTGTGGATGTGAGCGGCCATGGGAAACTGTGAAGGAGGACTTAAAAGGTCTTTTAATATTGAAATGACATCATATGAGTATTGTCAAGGGCAGAAATTTACAAACTTTGCCAAACAAGGACTGGCTTCAAGTTGAACAATTCTGCATTGTGTTGTACAAATAATAACTTGTCCCTCaataaaatgacatgaaaactGGTATTGGAACTGGTATTATTAAACAAAGACTCAACATTGATTTAATCAGGGACTAGCAGCCATGTTGGCAAGCTGATGCTATTGAAAGAGACTGATTCAAGTGGCTGTGCAAGAGACACTGACGATGAAGCAGCCAATATTCAACAttaaacaagtttttttttctccctgttaTTTCAAAAAGTTCATATGTACTGTACCTGGCTATTTGTACATTTGTCACTACAAAACATTATGGACACTGATTGGCTGGCTGATTATTCAGTGTCTTAAAGAAACTAGACTGTAGAAATAGTGTGGCCTCTTTAAAAGTTTCTGTAATATGACATGTTTTTCTGCAGGTGGATCTACAGTAATTACATAGTTTGCCAGCAATGTTTTTACCCGTGGGAGATGTTAATGGTGTTTTACAAGTATTGTATCTGTTATCCTGTATCTTTCCCTTAACTTCAATGATGTCACAAAGGATACACAAGTTGATGTCAAGGAGAAGATTTCAAGAAACATGACAATACAGCAATGACCAGTGGCAACCACCTGCTAGGACACAGGCCTGgcctgtatactgtacatttccacaAATATACTAGCCAGTAGGAAGAAAATACTGCAGCATGTGTAATGGAGGTGCAAtgcaatatatacagtatatatattttatgtatgtgtgtaagtatgtatgTGAAAAGTATATTAAAATCTATTTCATATAAAACAGTGGTTTTTAAACTGCATGTAGTTCTGTACCACTTAATATCACAGTTGGACAAATGATAAgcagaaaacaatcagcaacagaagaatttttattaaaaatttatgtaatttcttttattcaataaatatattttttcatggtCAAGGGTATTCAATCAAAGCATATTGTTGGTATTGCACATGGACATCACATCACATGGTCTTACTGCTTCATTAGCATATGGGagttcacacactcacacatagaAGGAATGGCAAAACTAACTGCATAGGATTTTGCTTAAAACAAAGCAAGTTGACAATACTGCTGAATAAAACAATAGTAGGTCTATATCAGGTCACACCACTTAGGTATGCACAGCCTTTCTGGATATTAAACCACAATATAGAAGGTGATGTATGTAAAACACATGTATAATTATCACTAGGTTCTGAAACACACTTGATGAAACTATTAAGAAAAGCAAATTTCATGTTTCAGCCTatgtaaaacagatttttcttctttacatgTAACATTTAATTACAGATGATTGACCTCTCCCCTGTGCGATAAGGCACTTTCTGTCTGGCAGGTGATCCATACCTACCGTATAGAAAGGTTATAAAATTCTGTGCTTTTCACCATTAAGGAAGATATAAAGAGGAAGTGTTCATGCCTTCCTAATAAACTAGGCTTGGGAATCacactaaaaaagaaaacaggctACATATGGCTTATAAAATACTGAGAAAGCTTGGATACAGTGTTGCTACAAATTTCATACTCCAGTGAgaattttctggcattttctgGCAAATGACTCAACCACATTTAATCATCTCAGCTTAAGGATGTCTTTTGGTAGCAATATTTCATGTAATTATGCAAATGCTATCAAAGGGTGGCTGAGAATGTAACTTTTCATtccatttttaaacaatataataTCCACTTTGAACCAACTCACAATAAACAACAGGTCtaaattaattgaaaacaaatactggaagcaaataaatgttgtaaaaatgaCTGATGAGTCTTTGTCAGATTGTACAAACAGTGCTTGTGCAATAGGCTTGGTGATGATAATTTTCCATTCTCTGCTTCAGATCTTCTGACCCAGCTTTGCTTTCTGTGGAATAAAAAACGGGTTTGAGTTATTTACAGCTGGCAGCACTGACACTCATCTCAATATGTTACTGTAGGAGTGTTGTTTCTTCAACACCCTGACAAGTGTATGTAAGGAACAGAGTCTGTTAGGGGGAAGAGACAATTTGCaccaggggaaaaaaaaaagatgagggCAAGTACAGTTGGAactaaattaacaaataaaagcaCACATGAGACCATATAGTAACCGTGACACGAAGTGTAAAGACGTACTATTCCAGTTGCATGTTTAGGTTTCACATTGTAGGAAGCCTTCTCCCTGGCCTGTTTGAAGCACTCTTCAGCCATTTTGACCCTGAAAAAAGATCAGTAATAACCATCAGTCATCCTATGGAGGCCTCAAAAGCAATAAATTGGATggacacactcattcacactactgaaattcattatttcaccataaaaaaagaaagaaaaaaaattccagCTTGGACCATCCAAACTATGGTCAATATGGTATTTGGACACCATGATCTCGGTTTGTCAAAATACCAGTCCTCCTACTTTGAAATGACTAACTCTAGTTTACTATTGCATGGAGAGATCTATGGAAAGCCAAGTGGACTataaacatctcagaaatgtagtgtacCATCCTGCTGAGACAACAATTGTAGCCTCACCAAGCCGCAAAGAAAAAGCTGCCCAGGTAAGATATGGATAGATACCAGCTACAGACACAAGTgtgctaaataataatatatgggCTACAAAGGTCCAATGCACCCCTTTTTTCTAAtcaggtatatatatatatatatatatatatatatatatatatatatatatatatatatatatgaaaactAGGAGAGTCTTTTTACTAGACCATAATCTCTAATGCATCTGCAGAATTACATGAGGCTGTTTTGCCAGTTTTCAAGTGGCTCCACAtgatcacagctgatggaggctacagtccagtgagAGCTCGATTCTACGCAGGAGGCACGCAGAGGCAGCAATTGTAGCCTGCCAAGGGAATAGTTGTAGCCTCATTGAGGCTTAAAAAACTGCCCATTGTGGGACTTGAACCCTGGTTTCCAGCACCACTAAGCTATCTGTATTAAGAACATTTCAATTCATTTCTATTACACAGTTATTAATTTGGGAGTTTGGGATATGCTTCCAATTTCAGCAAGAGAAAATTAGTGTATGATTTTTCCCTCActtattctgtatttatttaaaggcCCTGATAACATATTTTCTTAATCATTCAGGcaatgtatttctgtgtttaaCTAGAATTCAGTAAGagcataataataaattattattcaattatAATCATAAAGGCTAAAGGCCATCATAGTCGCCAATAAATTTAAGATacataaatactttattaattcCAGTGGGAATTTTTTCTGTTACAGCACCTTAGAGCTTTTAAGacaagataaaaaacaaagaaatataattagacaatacaatacaaaaaaagtcTATCTATACCTTGACATAAGGCAAAGAGGTAGAACTGTTAATTTTAAGTACTGTGCAAATATATTTGATACAGCAGTGTGCTGTAGAAGTGGGGAAGAAGGGGCCCACCAACCAATGAcaataaaacactaaaaaataattttgccaGTAAGAACGGAACAAGAAATCGAGCTGAATTTGggctttttgttgtgtttctggtttctGCCCACACAATTCAAACATACCTTGGTCTTTGATCATTTCACTCTCTCCACTAATATTTCCCCTTACATTTCCCAAACATAGATATAATGGACCCCCTTGGTAAGGCTACGATTGTTGTATCGACAGGCTACAATTGTTGCCTCGGCAGGTGACAATTGTAGCCTGCCAAGGCAACAATTGTAGCCTGCTGAGGGGTTCATTGTAGCCTTGGCAGGCGTTCTGTCGGATGgtacactacatttctgagatgtttatgGTCCACTTGGCTTTCCATAATAGTTCGCCTCTGCTCATTACTGTGTGTGCCATGTTTGCATGTCTATACAGCGCAGGTGAGGATTAATATCTCTATTTCCACTGGAGtctaaaagaaaaaatcagCAGAAAGAGAATTGGGATGATTGCCTATGGCAAAGGGCAAAGAGTTAATgctttcatatttgtttttattctttcctACTGAACAAGATTGTGACATTTTGCTTCTCTTACAAATACATATCACAATTCAATCTTCATTTGGCATAATGGACCAATTTGCTTTTTGTTGACATATGCAACAGTATCTTTATATTCATCAAACCACTGGAAGCTAACTGGATGCTGCATGTGTTCTTTTCATTACTGGGGTGAGGACAAAGATTTGGGTCATTTAACCTCTTTTCCCTTCATGAATTTGAATGACTCTGATAGGATCTTCAGTGAACACGAGATGTACTGCAAGTTATTAATGGTTCGGGAACTTACGCTTGGGGAAAATTGTAAATGTAGGAACATTGGTGTATCtgtaatgacatttgaaaaggtCAGAGAGTGGTGTACCCTTCccaaagacacagaaaaaaataatgaaaaaaccCTGATATTTCCACAGGATTTGATTTTAGGACAATAGGTTCAAGTGTCCTGTCAGAAGAAGGTATCTGTATCAAGTATAATGTCACATTCTGAAACAGGAAACTTTTCTTCCCATCATATTCTCACCGTTCCTGTAACATCAGCTTATTCTGCTTCTTCCACTGGTCTTTGAAATCAGTGGAAAACTCGTGCCAAATGGAGAAGAAAGTGTTAGGAGAgacctctttctctcctcctttggGTTTAACTGAGAAGGACACGCTCAACTCCAAGAAGCTGAggacagagaacaaaaacattacTCCAAGA
This region of Siniperca chuatsi isolate FFG_IHB_CAS linkage group LG11, ASM2008510v1, whole genome shotgun sequence genomic DNA includes:
- the grem2a gene encoding gremlin-2 translates to MLWRITIPVILAGVLCITAETKKPRPQGSIPSPHKTKGNLSSERHHRLLQQKPEVLSSSREALVVTERRYLRRDWCKTQPLRQTISEEGCRSRTVVNRFCYGQCNSFYIPRHMGPSSGQGQNRGQASGSGRKSHNKAQEPFQSCSFCRPHRITQLTVQLDCPDLQPPFRHRKVQRVKQCRCMSVDVSGHGKL